Below is a genomic region from Vairimorpha necatrix chromosome 1, complete sequence.
aaaatttactattgttcaaatttttataatcaaaaaattttaaatttaactatatcttttatacaaatatgtAGGtgaatttcaattttaactctatttttaagttttttttcttgcaaGTAAAGGTAGAAAAACCTTAAATAGGGACCAATTTGGGTGTGATCCTCATCAACTGGTACTGTGAGATTCTTACTCACTAAAACTTCCTCCATACTACTTGCCGGCGCAGCAAGCTCCGCCGTATCCATTGGACTTTAGCACCAGGAGAACACTTTCCATTTATGCCTCAAATCGCGTCCAGAGTGACCTCACAGCGGATATACTTAACGGGCATGGTTATCTATAACCCGAGAAGAGACATCATCGTTCTGACTCAAAGGTCCCTACAATCATCTGTATTGCACACACGGCTCCTTTCACGACCACATCACCAGCCTGGCATTTTTATTGGGCTGCGTTGACCACTAGTCTCTTACTAGTTTCGGCCACCGTGTTACAGAAACTTGCAGGATAGGGTCCACGAGACCTTCTATTGCCCTACTTCATCTAGTCTCCTAGTTAGCTCTATAATCCCACTCTATAGTGCGCCAGCCATGGGCCCAACTAGGCCATACctatttgatatttttatgtatcattaAGTCATTACAAGGGTGAtactgttttttttttgaggTGCGTTTTTACACTAGATGCTAATCCCCTTGTGGCTGGACAcacacaagtttcattgaatcaacttataatttctcgtggacattttcatcatccGCATCATACAAAACAGGAACAATTTTGGCGCCCCTGGGAATCGAACCCAGCCATTGCTCAATGGAAACATCGCCTTCTACCACTGGGCTAAGGGCGCCCCTCTATTTTTAAGGAGAAAGGGAGAACTTCGATGTAGAACTTTCAATAACATAtgctaaaaaaatacttttaagGTCTAATTCGACTACTTAttctaatatatatatatatataacaaataaaattttttaaattttttatatttctaatataataGTGTTATTAGTATGTATAATAATCGAAATAGGAATAACCTCCCAGGATAATTTACAGAAAGTAGAACAGGAAAAACTAGAAAGTACGATATCTTAGCAAATGAATTGGGCCTAATGTACAAATTCAAAGTtcaaataatatcataCGTCGGGGGTCGGCAAcctttttgaaataaagTTCGGAATGGGtaatttcaaaatcttAAAACGAAAAACGGGCTTAAGCtcaagaaaatattttagaaaatataaataaatgctctggaaattttttaaaaaaaaaacattttgtaGCGAAAAATAcgattatgttttttttcagtattttttcaaagatAGACATCATCAAcaagtataaatttttttatattaaaacgaaaattataattaaatttttcttacaAGAGTTTTCTTGAGTGATTAAAagaattgataaaaataattttaatggttttatatagatttaatagATATTGTTTTGACAAGAATGAGAAGCAACTTTCTTCATAATTACTACGAAAAGaggtttaaattttgttttcgaTTAAATCTCGaagaaataacaaaaattaactACGTGTAGAGAAATACTAAGAAacaatactttttaatgAGAAACTTGATTTTGCATGTCATCTGCAATTTGTCATAATTAATGATATAAGATGAATTGGCAGCTCTTAAACTGTTATCTAAATGTTTGTTTGTAAGTTGTGTtcgaaattttaattttaaatacgtCATATTCGAAAAAGAGCTTCACGATTATATGTGGTTTCacaatatgaaaatattttgagtTGCACTATTTCTTAAAATGGAAAAACTATTATCTGAAACCAATTTCAAAAGTCCTTGTCTAAATAATgagattttaaaactatatCATTCttcaaattaataatttcaatttctaAGTCGTCCATGTTAactatatgaaaaaaattagaaatttttactgGTAAATCAGAatcaaaaacattaaaaggattaacaaaaaatggAATTAATTCCTCTAATGATCGAAAAtcatgaaattttttaaaaaactcaatcaataataaatctattGCGCCTATGTACGTTGTAGGATCGAATTCATGAatacttaaatttattttttcaattattaaCTTAgtattttgaaaatgagATAAGGATTTCTTCATcaaatgtattttaaaaagttcTAACTTATTTGCAAAAGAATTAATTAAGCTTATCATATCTGCAATATGTGAATTCTTTTgttgtaattttaaatttagttCATTAAATTTCATTGTGATATCCGCTAAAAATCCAAGATCTAATAGCCAACTTTTGTTTTCTAATTCTATATAAGTTTCATTTCTCATTGCAATAAATTCCTTTAGTTGAGGTAAAAGCTTAATAAAGCGTTCAAGAACTTTGCCTCGGCTAAGCCACCTTACTTCTGTATACAGAactaaatcttttaaatctGCGTTTTCTTCCTCCATAAGCAGCTTAAACGGCCTATTTTGAGTTGCTTTGGCTCTTATcgaatttataattttagtaacaattaataaaatgtgtttattttccataataaggagaaaaaataataaggaTATATAACATCCCCCCTCCAAGACGGTAGTCTCATACTAGAACTCATTAATCCCAAGCAGACcttttaaatcataatgCCGCTTTTTCACGATCCTACCATTTTCCAAACTAACTAAGTACGAGTCACCTCCGCAAACTTCCTTGATAACACCATATCCTAAAAACCTTCCTTTCTCATACTTACTACAACCCGATAAGTTCTCTTTCTTCGCTACCCTAACTCTCTGACCTTTATAGAATTTCTCTCTTTTGCGAGCCACAAACCTCCTACTATAAAATCCTTCAGGTCCATTCTCGATCATAACATGGCCCGTTTCGTCTCTTGAGGCCTCAAACGGTGTACATCTCAACCCTTCATGATAGCTGTTATTATAACGCCATATACATCTATTAACCTTGGCTTCAAAATCCACAGCATCATCTTTCAATATTCCTTCTCTTATGGTTCCTATTACCCTTTCCACTCTTCCATTACTTCTATGACTTTCTACGCTTACTTTCCTATGTAATACATTTTCCTCTGAACACCAATTCCTCATATATTCATTACTAAATTCTTTACCGTTGTCAGTAATTATTTCTACCGGTTTCATTCCTGATCCACACaactgttttaaaaatcctACAACCGAGCTTCCGCGTTTGTCCTCTATTACTTTTCCCCAAACGATCCTAGTATAATAATCAATCACGACCAACACATATTTCCCTAAATCTCTAAACTCAATCAAATCCAAAGCAACCTTTtccaaataaaatcttgAACTAACAAAATCACAACCACCACTCTTTTTCCTATTATGTATTTGGCAAACTTCACACTTCTTTAAAACATCCTCGATATCCTTCTTCATACCCGGccaataaaattcaaactTCATTGCATAGTACACTGGTCCTAAACTTCTATGTCCCAAATTTTCATGAGCATTGACAATTAAACCTTCACGCAATTCTTTCTTTGGAATCTCCGCTTCTCTACCAGAGTCAAATACCCAAATTTCCTTTCCATCAACAACTTTAACATGCTTGTCCCATTTACCCTGTGCCTGTTTAATACTTCTCTCCTTATTCATTAGCGTTTTCTCATTTTCATGTACCCTACTCAGTGCATCTGCTACAACCATGGTACTAGGCTCTATATATTCAATGCTAAAGTCGAACTCTTGAATCTTTTCAATCCACCTGTTAATTCTATTATTGTTAAATGCTGgtttatttctaatctCGATCAATGCCTTATGATCAGTTTCTACCCTAAATCTTCTTCCGCGTAGTTCATAttcaaactttttaattccCCAAAAGACTGCATACATCTCCTTCTCACTGATTCCATATCTCTTTTCCGTAGGCGTAAACTTTTTTGATGCCCACTGTACTGGTACCCAATTACCTTGATCATCTTCCTGCATTAAAACAGCACCCATTCCAACATTACTCGCATCCGTGCGTAACAAAAATTccttattataattaacaaTTGCTAAACCTTTTAAATCCCTAATCACTTCCCTTAAACtaatatattctttttccATTTCTTCTGTCCATTTCCAATTACTTCCTCGTCCTTTAAGAGAATCCGTCAACGCCAATGTACGTTTTGCATAATTATCAATATGATTTCTAAACCATCCAGCCAGCCCAAGAAACTTCCTAACATCTGATACACACTCCGGTTTGGGAAATTCTAACGCTTCATTTTGCTTTATTTCAGATGGCAGTATCTCCTTGCCATTAACTGTTACTCCTAACAACATCACCTCTCGTTTACATAATTGAACCTTAGCcaaattaattttcatattattCTCCTCTAATATATCCACAGCCTCTTTCAACAATTTGTCGTGACCCTCTCTTGTCTTACTATGAATCACAATATCGTCCATATAAATTTCGATTCCCTTaccaataaatttttcaaaaatcccATTCATTATTCTTTGTAATATCTGCGGTGAGTTTTTAAACCCCATGACCATCGAATTCCACTCGTATacctttttattaaactcAAAAGCCGTCTTAAACCTATCCTTCTCTTCAATCTCAATACTATAAAACCCCTCCTTTAGATCTATCACggtaaaaaattcagaTCCCTGTGTACTTCTAATAACATCTCTTATCCTAGTTAACTCATAAGGGTCCTTCTCTACAATGTCATTAAGAGCAATTAAATTACTTACTAATCTTATATCACCATTCGGTTTCTCAATCGCTCTAATGGGATTTCTCCAGTCAGATGTCGACCTTCTAATTATCTTTCTTCTTTCCAaactattaatataatcttCCGTCTTCTTCAACAAAGCCTGAGCTATAGCCTGCCCTTTTTTAACAACTTTCTTGCCTTCTTGAGTCTTgataatacatttttcaACCTTACAAAAACTAATATCTTCATCCTCTCTTCCTCCTACCCGTGAAATAATCTCCTCTAAATACGCGATGCCTCTTACATCCCTTCTCAACAGAACTCTCTTATTATTGTCCCTTTTGCTATAATCTTGTATATCCcctaaatttttcttcttacGTTTCCCACCATCaacattataataatcaCATTTGTCCGAATTGGAATCGTCATCACATTTACCCTCTAAGTCTAATTGCACTTTACATTTACCAACATAATTAAAACtacttttatttcttctgtCTTCAGAATCTCGCCTCATTCCCCTACAAAATCTAACACTATGGCCTAACTTCCCACAATTGTAGCAACgcatattctttttattttcctcACGAGACAACTTATTCTTCTCCTCAAATTTAGCCCATAACGCTAGGGACAACTcttcaaattctttttttctcaCTTGTTCCTTTTCCTCCTGAATAGCTAGCAACTCTAATTTTTCCTCAATTTCCTTCCAACTACCCTCTTGCGAGATCCTctcaacaataaaatttctcaataaaatagaacctctcctaaaaatttctaactTAAATCCACACTCATCAATTTTCTCTAAAAACAACTCATAAACAATCCTTTTAAcctcttttaataatattctaGCCTCTTGGCCACGGTCCTCCTTTGTAGACCCATTTTCTGGTATCGCCCCCATgtgtttattttccataataaggagaaaaaataataaggatatataacataaaatatgattaaaattaacactttttgaaaataaaacttgTTGATGAATTATACAGTGATATGAAATATACTTTGGAAACAAAGAATCTTTTCTACATAAACCAATAAATCCGTTTTCTTTTCCGACCATTGCTCGTGCACCATCAGTAGTAATAGAAGAAAGTTTTTGAAGtggtatatttttatcgacaataaatttttataataaagaaaaaatgtcTTTTCCCGTTGTACGAGCAGTTAAATGTagaattttcaaaaatctcTCTTTAGTTGAAAAGTCATTAAAtaccatttttatagaaacaATATGTTGTGCTGTGTCAACTACATCGGTAGATTCAATAAGCTGAAAAGAGAAATACATACAATTTCTTAAGTCTTTACCTAATTTTGATTCTAAATTATTAGCAATTAATTCTATTATTCTTGATTCAGTTCTAGCTGATAACTGCAACATATTAATagcttttaaaatttctgtCTTGTTTTCAAAATCTTCATAAAGAGAATCCGCCGCTGTTATCATGGcctcttttataatttctgcATCAGTAAAGGGGGTTTTCTCAGCCAACAGATGTGCAACTTTTATTGAAGCTACAGTGCCCGCCTTCGAAAGCTCTTTTGGCTTTGTAAAATATCTCTGCTGTTTTACAATTGCTGATTTAGAAGATATCAACTTACTTTTTCGCAGTTCGGAATTCAGTGGGtattcaatatttatattttcatgcAAACCATTAAAGTGTCGTTCTAAGTTACTTTTTTGCATATTGCAAAGCTTTTGTTGcacaataaacaaatacaCTTACCTTTAAATtctataaagaaaaaatcttcttcccatgaattattaaattgataatttcttttttttgaagGTTCCATAtaaggggcaaaaaaattttgtaataaatttttaaaatttattgaatgTTGCATTAGCATGTTTTATGGCATAATTATtgtcaaaataaattctaaagaactttataattgaaataaacaattttattgttataatCATCAAAtgtaagaaaatttttgttgaaAGGTCTTTTTGCTTAACGGAAAGTACATCAACTCCTTATAATGTACTCCCAATATTTAGcattaaaaatgtaattgaccaaatttattttaaaaaaataaaatattaaatttttaaaatttcttcttaaTGTGAAAAATGAAAACGGGCGCTTCGTTGCCGACCCCCGCCATACGTCATGGCATGAGATTGAATTGTGACAAAATACCACAGCAATTATATTAATGCCATCGGCATATCGACTAGTACCGAAGCTTACATCTAAATGAGAGCTATAAATAAGACACTAAAGAGCATCCCCTTTATACACCAGCAGGGACTCGGCACAGAAGGAGGACCTGGAACCAAGAACATAGTAGATGTAGCTAGGCAGTGGTGTGGCCATATATAGTGCGCGGCAGTGGAGGTAAATTgaatgaaataaaattgaaaatagcagcaataaattaattatatatgtatatataattgtacttttattatttatgttcCTGTATGCTTATTAATTGATATTTAGCTATTTTTAGACATGTTTGCATACATTTTATGATGTTtataatagtttttttacttaattAGTATTTAAGTAATACCGCagcatttttattgttttttgtaaacatttttttacatttaaatcataaatttaatgaataattgtttatattaGTGTTTAAATAGCGAGATTTTATCCTTTTTAtagtatatttttactaCATATAGCGCTATAGCggtaattttattaattcaaaatttatatgcaGATTAACTATGACTTCTGTTTATTAAACATAATATTGTATTATAACCAGAAGTCTTgaataaaagaataaaaaaaatttaaagattgAAACAATAAAGGGAAAGCGATGATCATAGTGTAATGCGttactttattttaacttgatattttttgttttttcttcttcataTTCTTATTGCTTCGACAATCATATTTTCATCTAAAACATAGATAAAgctaaaaattaatacaacaaaaaatattgaggTTTATAACATCACAAATATATACATTGTATGTAATATCGttcttataataatttttagtatCTGTTCAATATGCTTTAAGGTCGtataaaaacatcaaaTATTCACATAGTAACATTATTAGTCATATCTGTTGTAATTTAAGTGTTTATGGTATATATCGTAGAAAGACGTGTATAAAATGGGTTTATCCATAGAGTAATACAGAACATTGTTTGTTCGCTTCTAGTATGTACAcaagataaattaaaaaaaatatgattagATTGAAAAAAGACCATGTGTAATAAAAGTTGGATCTTCCATTAAAATTATGCTAAATATATaagcaataaaaattttatttgttcaATTTTTTCCCCACAGCAGTAAAACACCTAATAAATTTGTCGATGTCCTTTAAACAACAAAAGAGACATTTAGCTATTGTTTCCAAACATATTCTTTGGATGTTAATTTATcaactaaaatatttgagcAACTAAAAACGCAATACATGAATGAAGGCGGAATCAATAAATGTACGTAAAGTGAAGAAGccatttataaatacatcTATCCTcatagtattttttatcatatacATAATATCATCAGTTTGAAGATACATTTTTGTTttgcaataaaaaaattttcattgaAATGTCAATTtgcaaatattttgaacatttgaaatattatttatatgccaagaatgaaaaaaagaaaaaaattatctaaagAACAAAACAGTAATAAAATGTAACGATATTTGACGGTTAAAACACTCAAAGGTACGAGTCATCccaattaaaaacaataaaattcttcaaGCTTAACTTCCCCCCCCCCTAGGATATTGACGTGTATTCGAGGGACATGGTCATTTTTGCAGTTGTTGAGaatacatatttaataaatttaacccTCAACTTACAATTATCTTTTACATGGTggagaataaaaaatgattaagCCCAACATAAACAAAAGAAGAGGTTGTAGGTTCCGTCGAGGCATGAGACGTAAAAATGCAGTATAGGTTAGAATGGGATGGTTGGTTGTCTAACGTAAGAGAAGGGGATGGCTTGCATCAGCCGAGGGGCCCGGGTAGGTAAAGACGTTGAAAAGCTAGAAGAAACAGTATTTACTGTATTAAGATCTGACATAAGAGATGTCCAGATTGAGTGTAGTGTTAATACCACTTTTCACTTTAAAGCTATCGTGGCATGATAGCAGAACCACCAGTGTTCAAAATTCAGAGAGATTTAAAAGGAGAAGAaatcaaaaagaaattgtgTTGTAGCTGAATATTGAAATAGAAGGATAAAATCCGGTTCCACTATTGGGGAGACATGTGTAAAGGAAAATCCCATGCCCATAGACTTTATGTATTAAAACAGGAAAAGAAAGTGCTGTTAAGGACAACAAGAAGGGATAGTAAGACGCGAAAGAGTAAAGCGCAGTCCATGGCCagtttacataaaaaacgctcttttattttgagaGCCAAGTAGTAGGCGTATGAAGTGTACTGATAATTACATCACGCAGTTTTAAATCAGCGCGGGGATGTTgagaatatatatttaataaagaaccTCCTTacttaaaatatctttaacaatagtaaaactttaaatagttttttatgcaattatttgattatatttGTGAGTATcgttattatattaatttaatgatTTTCTTCATATTTTCGCGTGCTTTTTCTGCAaactttcttttatactttatttttaatttattattcgAGTCAACACTAAACACAAATATTAACGTAAATACGAATGTAGAAActttcgttttttatttatgtgaCTCGTCTTGACAGGCTACTTAAAATGTTTGAATTGTCTTTAAACATACATGACAGATGATGTTTATGACGTCTGTATGTGATGTAGTAATGTAGATCacagatataaaattttatatagactttaattttttttttactatttaaataatttttttttctaccCTTTTAATGAAtgcaataattttttattttggaTTGTCTACATTTATAGCTACTATAATAACGACTAAAATCAAtcagaaaatattattaaacaaGATCAAGGATATTAATAGTGCCAAAAACTGCTATTTGTTTGAATCGCAAATTCATGATTCTGATCTTTCACTTGATGAAGTTCAATATATTGGACATACTATATGGAGAGAATTAACTAATAAAAAGGAGTTTAGAAAAACTTTGAAAACAAACAATTTAGAtggtatttttaatgataaaaaagaatattatttCAATAAGTACATAAATAAACTATTGATTggttttaatttaaaaagtgAAGGCACTAAGACACCAGAACTAATAAAAGATGAAAATGGTTTTATTGAACAAACAGTTTTCATGACACAAGATATCTTAAgatctttaaatttatgcTATAAAGATACCATTAGTAAAGCAAAATCATTTAAAGATATcattcataaaatttttgaaaaaaatttgtgtCTCAAACATTACGGCAAAGACAAGTTACCAGGAGTTTTTCATAGACATTGTGGAGATTTTGCGGaacattatattaattgtaAGGTGTACGATAGTCTTTATATGAAACAATGGTTTGAAAAGCACCGAGAGTTTTTATCACCTAGAAGATgtattgaaaataatatagatTCTGATAATGGGAATACTAAATTTACTACATATAGTGAAGATACACTAGATAGCCATACTACCACTACCACCCAAAATCCTGGCAATTGGACTAatactaataaaaataacaaacgTAAGGTTAAAAGTACTACTCAATCCAATATTACAAATTCGGACGACAGTATTAATACCTCTACTCCCACTAATTTTAACTCAAATACTGATACTACTATTACTACTAATAgtgataatattttgaataCCAATATGACGAATACTTCTGATTTATTAACTAgccaaaatataaattatgatTTGTTGAATGCACATAATAGTGGGAATGCAACTAATAACACTATTGCTCATGTTGATTTTGGGAATAATAACTTAGGATTTAATACAAACAATGGTATATTATCGGGTAATGGTTCTTATATGATTGGAAgctttattatatttatagtgaTGCTTATAATCGGAAGCattagttttatattttatcgaagaaaaaaaaattccgctaaatatagtttaataaaactagaaaaaaatataaggcGCGCAGAATTTccataaataaatggtttaattatttattttggaatattttctttttagaatttacatttatgattaaagttttagtaagattttttcaattatcAACATCAACATATTTAATTGatctaaatattattttttatatcttaatattatgaataataagttttttttgaatttattttttacggtatatttcttttagaaaaatagataatattaaagaGCTCATAAATTATAACGCATATTACATGTGATTTGATatgctttatttttaaataatggTGTTCATTTATGTTTTCATGGAATAGTACCTAACTTTCAACGTACCCATATCAAAGAAACCGTAGAATTCGGAACGGAAGCATTTATAGGACAAATGTCcttaaaatgattttataaagtcCAACTATGTCAATCCTGCATGGGCTTGATACTGATCAGGAAGGGATATATGAAAACTAATATGAGAATTTCAGAAGAAATTGAGAGTGTATCTTGTGAAAAGTAATAAGTAATCTATTATaaccaaataaatttattactattatttttttatggcCACACAATGTGATCGTATGCTTTCACATGATTACATGAGACGGCACAATGAGGCACTGCGATGCATCCACCTGCAGTTGTGTAAGACGTATGGTCTATCCCATGCcaaaagaattagaaatcATTCAGTCCAGGAATGTGTAGCTAATGAGTATGTTGAGATACGAGTTGACAGTAGGATACATCCaagtattaaaataaagtataaCAAGCCTGATATACTAATTGTAGACAAGTTGAGGAAAGAAGTGATCGTTGTAGAAGTTGGAATCACAAGTTTTAACAACTTCCATGCAGTAGAAACAGAaaagaaacataaataCGACTTGCTCGCAAATCATGTGGCTTCTCTCTACAAATACAAGCCGAAAATTATTCCTTATGTTATGACGTGGGATGGAATAGTAACTAATTTTCACCGTACGCATATCAAAGTGCTCAGATTAGAACCCAGAACGGAAGCATATATACAGTCAAGAGTCCTTAAAATGACTTTAGAAAGCCTAACTATGTCAGCCAGACATGGGCTTGATACAGATCAGGAAGGGGTCTTCGAGAGCCCAATGAGTGAATCTCAGAAGGAACTCCTGGAACTGCCAGATGAGACTGTAAGCGTATCTTGTGaaaagtaattaataaGCCGAATATTATACCcgaataaattatatagtttactattattttttcctatAGAATTATTTTCGAATACACAAATGTattcaaattttacaataggTGAAATTCGGTAAAGGTTTATTACATAGGTTTAGGATGAATGTCATACTAAAGAAACGGGGACGGTTTATGTGATTAATTATACTTAAACGCAGAAGGTTTCTCTAATAATGATCTTTCGCTGTGTAATTACTTATCATTTTAGTATGAAAAACTAAAGGGTAGATGAGCAAATACCGGAGAGACGAGACGATAGATGAATTCTTAAGAAACAGCAACACAATGACGCTATCATGTAGTTATTATGTgccataaaaaattttcccACTAACTCGATTCacaaaagtaaaatttattgaaggtaaacttaaaaaaaatcttactaaaatataactAACGTATAGTTAATTATGGGTGTAatgtataataaaagattaaTTATTTAGTCTTATATTAAACTTATTATACGTGAAAAATATCAATCAgtcattttttttcgttAAAGTTGTATGGGGAAAACTCTCTCAAcgtataaaagaaaatttgaaaaaataatagccattaaaaagagaaatcaaaataaataaatttattgtaaattatcATTCTTGAATAAATATCAAGATGCAATTCCAttaagaaatttcaaacagtctttattttttgatatttatatttttagcaTTTTTCCTTCCTTTTGGTATTAtgtttgtatattttaaaaaaattcgaGTTCTTAAACACAATTAAAGTATAGTTGAATTTGAATTTAGTGgtttaaattatctttttattaaaccCCCCCCCCTTTGCTCCATTATTTGTGAATGCATGTCAAGTATTATTCTATATTTCATATAACTATAACgataaagtttttattaacttATTTGTCATATAATAGATGAGAGGGGGGGGTTCACATGTATAGGTACTATAATCACGACAtagaatttaattatttatttaaataaaaaatttcttatttcttcacaaattaatattaaacaaagcaaaaatttatgtaaaatCTATAATCCTATCATACTTgcataattataaaatttcagatgatttaatttttctaaatctgAATGTGAACAATGAAACACgtaaaatcttattttgGTGtcttaaaaacattatttaatgtttatGTAGCGCCAACTCTCCGTTTATTATCAtattatacttttttttaaatattcgtACGActgaatataatttaaaagcTTCTAcatatgtttatatttgattatttggtgaataaaataagtaaaaggaataaaaatatatttatctatattaattttacaaaaagtTGGATTAAGgaataaaaagaagaaaaaatgtcCCATTGATTGCAAAGACTTCCTTGTTGTTGGTGtggtttatatttttatcggACCTGCATGCTATTATTCTTTCTTTGGtactataatattatttttatgtacaATAAAGACCGGATCTTGCAATTAATAACTTATTGACCCTACAAAAGTATTAGAACaacataaatttatgttCCACATCATgtatatttctaattcttcACTTTATGTTACATCTGCTTGGGtaattcttttattgaATTATCGAGCATTGATTTATTGCCCATG
It encodes:
- a CDS encoding putative SP-containing membrane protein translates to MNAIIFYFGLSTFIATIITTKINQKILLNKIKDINSAKNCYLFESQIHDSDLSLDEVQYIGHTIWRELTNKKEFRKTLKTNNLDGIFNDKKEYYFNKYINKLLIGFNLKSEGTKTPELIKDENGFIEQTVFMTQDILRSLNLCYKDTISKAKSFKDIIHKIFEKNLCLKHYGKDKLPGVFHRHCGDFAEHYINCKVYDSLYMKQWFEKHREFLSPRRCIENNIDSDNGNTKFTTYSEDTLDSHTTTTTQNPGNWTNTNKNNKRKVKSTTQSNITNSDDSINTSTPTNFNSNTDTTITTNSDNILNTNMTNTSDLLTSQNINYDLLNAHNSGNATNNTIAHVDFGNNNLGFNTNNGILSGNGSYMIGSFIIFIVMLIIGSISFIFYRRKKNSAKYSLIKLEKNIRRAEFP